The uncultured Eubacteriales bacterium region TGGTCTTAAAAGGTTGAAAGGTGACAGTACCGGTTTCGGTACTGTCACCTTCATTTTGATTATTATTTAGCTGTTTCTTTGTCTACGTACACGGCAAAAATTGAAAGGGCCCGCCGGAAACAAGAAAAATAGATATCTGAGGTAACACGGCCCTTACTTTTGTAGGTATAATTTAATAGTCCAATAAGGAGAAGAAAGGATTATGCTCATTCTGCATGATGCACACCAGGACCAGAGGGAATCAGGATTTGTCCATCCAGTCCATCCACCATATCAATTTGTACAATCACATCGTCTTTTGCGAGAAATAGAATCGAGCGGTTTGTGCCTTCCGGTGCGTAAAAATAGCAACTATCGTGAGGAGCGTTGCCGTAGTCTGAATCATTGTCCACCCAATATCCCTCGTGTTTCTGAACTTCCGGATAAACCTCCTTTAGCTCTGCCAGCGTGTTACCCGGGTGAATGCCTCGTGGCGTTTTACAGTCTGGCTGAGTGGTAGAAATATAGTATATGACGCAGTATTCCGGTTCGCCCGGCTGATCACCGTAAAAGTCACTAAAAATCGTCAGTGAAAACCCGTCGTAGTAGCGGTACTCAACGGTACCAAAGCTCAGCGCCGCCAAATCCTGCGCCGGTTCGGAGGTGATATCAATACCGTCATAGGGTAGACCAAGTGTTGCCTCGTAAGCATCACCCAGTCCCACATGCCAAGGGTCCCCGTTTCCCTCAGGCCAGGGTGTCGTCATGGCCCATTCCGAATCAAAAGCCCAAGCGTTCTTGATGCTCCCAATTTCTTCCGGAGAAAGTTGGGTATCAATGCTGAGTGGCGCAGAGTTTTCGGGGCTTGCGGTCACCATGGGAGGAGCGGGGGACGCCGTAACCGGTGACGGAGTTAATGAGGCAGTAGGTTTGATTGGTTTCGGTGTGCAAGCTGTCAGCGGCAGAGCCAGTAAACATATACAGAGCAACAGTAGCAGGAGACTTTTGCTTTTCACGTTACATCCCTCATTCTACAACAGTTCCAGCGCCCTGGCGGAATCTACCAAAGAAAAGCTTTTGTCGATGAAGTCGCAGCTGCTCCACCGATAATCTGCTGAACTTTTGCATTGCTTGAGAATTTGCTCAAACCCAACTTCACCCGTTTCCTTGATATCATATCATCAAATAGTAAAAAAAGACATAACATATCCTTGACGGAAATGTTATGTCTTTCTGGTGGACCTGATGGGATTCGAACCCACGACCGTGTGATGCCAGTAAAACCACATTATAATTCAATCAGGCTCATGCCGATAAACTGATAGTAAATGTCTATTTGCTGCGTGCATTTGCCATCTTCACCCTTTTCCCGCTGGTGCACAACAATCTTTTGAATCAGCTTGTTAAGGATTCGGGCGTCCAGATAACGAATGTCCGTGTACTCGGTAATAATGTCTGCAAACCGCTTTGCATTGTTCAGCGCTTGCTGTTTTGCTTCTGCCGCTGTATCGTAGGCATCCAGCTTTTTCTTGATCTCGGCCTGCTCACGCTCATACTCGGAGGATAGTGTACAAAAGCGGTCATCGGAAATTACCCCGGCGGCGTTTTGCTCCAGCAGCTTCTTGATGATGCCATTAAGCGCGCCGCAACGCTTACGCATCCGCTCTATCTCTCTTTTTTGTGCCACGCTCTGCTGTTCTTCCTGTGCGGTCAGGGAGCGGGACAGTTCCTCTACATAGCGGTCATGGTACAGTGCGGCATAACGGGCTTGCCTGCGTATGTCGTGCCCCACCACATACGCCAGTTGAGACAGCGTC contains the following coding sequences:
- a CDS encoding exported hypothetical protein (Evidence 5 : No homology to any previously reported sequences) — protein: MKSKSLLLLLLCICLLALPLTACTPKPIKPTASLTPSPVTASPAPPMVTASPENSAPLSIDTQLSPEEIGSIKNAWAFDSEWAMTTPWPEGNGDPWHVGLGDAYEATLGLPYDGIDITSEPAQDLAALSFGTVEYRYYDGFSLTIFSDFYGDQPGEPEYCVIYYISTTQPDCKTPRGIHPGNTLAELKEVYPEVQKHEGYWVDNDSDYGNAPHDSCYFYAPEGTNRSILFLAKDDVIVQIDMVDGLDGQILIPSGPGVHHAE
- a CDS encoding hypothetical protein (Evidence 5 : No homology to any previously reported sequences); the protein is MFTGSAADSLHTETNQTYCLINSVTGYGVPRSSHGDRKPRKLCATQH